The following are from one region of the Rhodothermales bacterium genome:
- a CDS encoding GNVR domain-containing protein: protein MQRNVDFKSQLYRELQSQVTQEEISLQRSVPVVTLLENPVAPLAPSGPNRRFIVMLSLALGGMLGVVVAFIRSAMNRDIEDEEERAKVEEIKSRLNPRRWVAGMFRS from the coding sequence TTGCAGCGCAATGTGGACTTCAAGTCCCAACTGTACCGAGAACTTCAGTCACAGGTCACTCAGGAAGAAATCAGTTTGCAGAGATCGGTGCCGGTCGTGACGCTGCTCGAGAATCCTGTCGCCCCTCTGGCGCCGAGTGGTCCGAACCGCAGGTTTATTGTCATGCTGAGCCTCGCGCTGGGCGGCATGCTTGGTGTGGTCGTCGCATTTATCCGCTCGGCGATGAACAGGGACATAGAGGACGAAGAGGAGCGCGCGAAAGTGGAAGAAATCAAGTCCAGACTGAATCCGCGACGCTGGGTTGCGGGGATGTTCCGCTCGTAG
- a CDS encoding UpxY family transcription antiterminator yields MGTLDIDRRRTITVASGTTPRIRVVHQHLWRVFYTKPRAEMAAEKRLQQRGIEVFLPKRSVLRTWSDRKKKVIEPLFRSYIFAKVNELGRMDVLRDDAILTTLRDAEGFAQLRPEEIDALRHSQTDPERLDVVQFPLPPIGTPVEVTYGLMAGMKGEVIVHRNQEYIIVRVDSIGQAVKINIPADWVRRA; encoded by the coding sequence ATGGGCACCCTTGATATTGACAGGCGGCGTACGATCACCGTCGCCTCCGGAACGACTCCCCGGATCCGCGTGGTCCACCAGCATCTATGGCGCGTCTTCTACACGAAGCCCCGCGCCGAAATGGCCGCCGAGAAACGCCTTCAGCAGCGCGGCATAGAGGTTTTCCTGCCCAAGCGCTCCGTCCTGCGCACGTGGTCCGACCGCAAGAAGAAAGTCATTGAGCCCCTGTTCCGCAGCTACATCTTTGCGAAGGTGAACGAGCTGGGAAGGATGGATGTCCTGAGGGACGATGCCATCCTCACCACCCTCCGGGACGCCGAGGGCTTCGCCCAGCTCCGCCCCGAGGAAATCGATGCGCTCCGCCACTCCCAGACCGACCCCGAACGCCTGGACGTCGTGCAATTCCCGCTACCGCCCATCGGCACGCCCGTCGAAGTCACCTATGGCCTCATGGCCGGCATGAAAGGCGAAGTCATTGTGCATCGCAACCAGGAGTACATCATCGTCCGCGTGGACTCCATAGGCCAGGCGGTCAAAATCAACATTCCTGCCGACTGGGTACGCCGAGCCTGA
- a CDS encoding DUF433 domain-containing protein: protein MVGDLRMLEEQLIATSMERHDVYLIDPAILGGTPVFAGTRVPVQTLLDHLEAGDSLEDFLTGFPSVQREQAIAFLELAKNALLAAS from the coding sequence ATGGTAGGAGATTTGCGTATGCTTGAAGAACAGCTGATAGCCACTTCAATGGAACGTCACGACGTTTATCTGATTGACCCAGCCATTCTCGGTGGCACGCCGGTCTTCGCCGGGACTAGAGTTCCGGTCCAAACGCTACTGGACCACCTGGAAGCGGGTGACAGCCTGGAAGACTTTCTTACAGGGTTTCCATCCGTTCAGCGGGAGCAAGCAATAGCGTTTCTTGAATTGGCCAAAAACGCCCTGCTGGCTGCTTCCTGA